Proteins co-encoded in one Pyxidicoccus xibeiensis genomic window:
- a CDS encoding ATP-grasp domain-containing protein, with product MDVAVLTFSGLPQLEPFDSPLLPALRELGLDARPVIWDDPAVDWRTVRAAVVRSTWDSHLRRDTFVAWAEKVGKLTRLFNPAETLRWNTHKLYLRELEAKGVPVTPTVWVARGATLDVDALMRERGWDAVVLKPAVSAGALKTHILPRAEARAATALVAELATGCEVMVQPYLRAFETEGERSYIFFDGALSHAVHRPPTLKSAPRGFSEPRAFTPEDRAELRLAESVMEAMARPLLYARVDVATDNEGRTRLQEVEVTEPCLFLSLDAGAPGRLARAIAAKL from the coding sequence TTGGACGTCGCCGTCCTTACCTTCTCCGGCCTTCCCCAGCTCGAACCCTTCGACAGCCCCCTGCTGCCCGCGCTGCGGGAGCTGGGCCTGGACGCCCGGCCGGTCATCTGGGACGACCCCGCCGTGGACTGGCGCACCGTGCGCGCGGCGGTGGTGCGCTCCACCTGGGACAGCCACCTGCGCCGTGACACCTTCGTCGCCTGGGCGGAGAAGGTGGGCAAGCTCACCCGCCTCTTCAACCCCGCGGAGACGCTGCGCTGGAACACCCACAAGCTCTACCTGCGCGAGCTGGAGGCGAAGGGCGTCCCGGTGACGCCCACCGTCTGGGTGGCGCGCGGGGCCACGCTGGACGTGGACGCGCTGATGCGCGAGCGCGGCTGGGACGCCGTGGTGCTCAAGCCCGCCGTGTCCGCGGGCGCGCTGAAGACGCACATCCTCCCGCGCGCGGAGGCCCGGGCCGCCACCGCGCTGGTGGCGGAGCTGGCCACCGGCTGCGAGGTCATGGTGCAGCCCTACCTGCGCGCCTTCGAGACGGAGGGCGAGCGCAGCTACATCTTCTTCGACGGCGCGCTCAGCCACGCGGTGCACCGGCCACCCACCCTCAAGAGCGCACCGCGCGGCTTCTCCGAGCCCCGCGCCTTCACCCCGGAGGACCGGGCCGAGCTGCGGCTGGCCGAGTCCGTCATGGAGGCCATGGCGCGCCCCCTGCTCTACGCCCGCGTGGACGTGGCCACCGACAACGAGGGCCGCACGCGGCTGCAGGAGGTGGAAGTCACGGAGCCGTGCCTCTTCCTCTCGCTGGACGCGGGGGCACCGGGCCGGCTGGCCCGGGCCATCGCCGCGAAGCTGTGA
- a CDS encoding serine/threonine-protein kinase: MTPHTLTSPVSRFLDSHLRRDAQARELSVARFMAGLSGASVVVAAALGPSIGWGLTQALMGLSAVLCVYYTVLWRVLRSGAFHPAIPWINVAIEVSIPAVVLAFDLRYQGPIYALTAPTLVIWPTLITLATLRSNPRLALAAGILVAAEYLGIYFLFVRPLLPEEVLITLSPRFIATRAFFFVAAGVFTATLARHFLQLTRGALSALREQEVMGKYVLHERVGAGGMAEVYRATYCPEGGFQKQVALKRILPSFTDNEEFVTLFRQEAELCSSLNHPNIVQVFDLGRHGGTYFLAMEFVDGMPLSSLARALGRRPLPLAAATFIAAELAAALDYLHRRTGPDGQPLRLVHRDVNPPNVLVSRFGEVKLSDFGIARGAARAQLTVAGSVRGKVGYMAPEQAMGRPFDGRADLFALGLTLYEALTGRRALQGQTQEALLRASVDQTPEPPSRFNPEVPPALDAVVMRLLEKDPARRTASGADLRAELLMLEGAAAPYPRGQAVLAQAARDALEQARRPEEPAAEDMPGLHESRKLTARV; encoded by the coding sequence ATGACTCCCCACACGCTGACGAGTCCCGTCTCGCGCTTCCTGGACAGCCACCTGCGGCGGGACGCGCAGGCGCGGGAGCTGTCCGTGGCGCGCTTCATGGCGGGCCTGTCCGGCGCGTCGGTGGTGGTGGCCGCGGCGCTGGGGCCGTCCATCGGCTGGGGGCTGACGCAGGCGCTGATGGGGCTGTCGGCGGTGCTGTGTGTCTACTACACGGTGCTGTGGCGGGTGCTGCGCTCGGGCGCCTTCCACCCGGCCATCCCGTGGATCAACGTGGCCATCGAGGTGAGCATCCCCGCGGTGGTGCTGGCGTTCGACCTGCGCTACCAGGGGCCCATCTACGCGCTCACCGCGCCCACGCTCGTCATCTGGCCGACACTGATTACACTGGCCACGCTGCGCAGCAACCCGCGGCTGGCGCTGGCCGCCGGCATCCTGGTGGCCGCCGAGTACCTGGGCATCTACTTCCTCTTCGTGCGGCCGCTGCTGCCCGAGGAGGTCCTCATCACCCTCTCGCCACGCTTCATCGCCACGCGCGCCTTCTTCTTCGTGGCGGCCGGCGTCTTCACCGCCACGCTGGCGCGCCACTTCCTCCAGCTCACCCGCGGCGCGCTGTCCGCCCTGCGCGAGCAGGAGGTCATGGGCAAGTACGTGCTGCACGAGCGCGTGGGCGCCGGTGGCATGGCGGAGGTGTACCGCGCCACCTACTGCCCCGAGGGCGGCTTCCAGAAGCAGGTGGCCCTCAAGCGCATCCTCCCCTCCTTCACGGACAACGAGGAGTTCGTCACCCTCTTCCGGCAGGAGGCGGAGCTGTGCTCCTCGCTCAACCACCCCAACATCGTCCAGGTGTTTGATTTGGGGCGCCACGGCGGCACCTACTTCCTCGCCATGGAGTTCGTGGACGGCATGCCCCTGAGCAGCCTGGCCCGGGCCCTGGGGCGCCGGCCGCTGCCCCTGGCGGCGGCGACCTTCATCGCCGCGGAGCTGGCCGCCGCGCTGGACTACCTCCACCGGCGCACCGGCCCGGACGGCCAGCCGCTGCGGCTGGTGCACCGCGACGTCAACCCGCCCAACGTGCTGGTGTCCCGCTTCGGCGAGGTGAAGCTGTCGGACTTCGGCATCGCCCGGGGCGCGGCGCGCGCCCAGCTCACCGTGGCCGGCAGCGTGCGCGGCAAGGTGGGCTACATGGCGCCGGAGCAGGCCATGGGCCGCCCCTTCGACGGGCGCGCGGACCTCTTCGCCCTGGGCCTCACCCTGTACGAGGCCCTCACCGGCCGGCGCGCGCTGCAGGGCCAGACGCAGGAAGCGCTGCTGCGCGCCTCGGTGGACCAGACGCCGGAGCCGCCCTCGCGCTTCAACCCGGAGGTGCCCCCCGCGCTGGACGCGGTGGTGATGCGGCTCTTGGAGAAGGACCCGGCGCGGCGCACCGCCAGCGGCGCGGACCTGCGCGCGGAGCTGCTCATGCTGGAAGGCGCGGCCGCGCCCTACCCCCGGGGGCAGGCCGTGCTGGCGCAGGCGGCGCGTGACGCGCTGGAGCAGGCGCGCCGCCCCGAGGAGCCCGCCGCCGAGGACATGCCGGGCCTGCACGAGAGCCGCAAGCTCACCGCGCGGGTGTGA
- a CDS encoding alpha/beta hydrolase — protein sequence MRRLSAVVLSAVLWAACDDYSGFNYQPPTPFTQTFPDGGTATDAGPDVEPWACQRATTVHGAQVSLLVELQLDMARATAGEQRIAAIDRFVAAVAEQGGTPLVSDAKASEARVAFFLRGHQWRDTFVAGDFNAWSKTATPLVQVRDTDLYLAEVVVPRTGPQAYKLVKGSTFFPDPGARHVVWDGINNNDVGSFNSLIYPGLQDATKGRLTAWYGVRSTTLGDARDVFVYTPAVYDGKACPSLPVMYFHDGNESLTRQSFAEAADAHYAARPQDSAVLVFVALPNQGVRLAQYSFPPKKDPSWPTPLGDEYLDFIAKDLMPRVESSLRVKTGPQDTGIAGASLGGLISVYAGFKFPEKFGFVGTQSGTLFWPHDGEVDRDDGNAMVVRAAADPVVPVRFYVDHGSPTTGCTRDGEPGGDDCQSNLQFLAALKGRGYSVVHWNEPGAPHDWAFWKKRLPKLLCTFRDADPEACKP from the coding sequence CTTCAACTACCAGCCGCCCACGCCCTTCACCCAGACGTTCCCCGACGGGGGCACCGCGACGGATGCGGGGCCGGACGTGGAGCCCTGGGCCTGCCAGCGGGCCACGACGGTGCATGGCGCCCAGGTGTCGCTGCTGGTGGAGCTGCAACTGGACATGGCCCGCGCCACCGCGGGCGAGCAGCGCATTGCCGCCATCGACCGCTTCGTGGCGGCGGTGGCGGAGCAGGGCGGCACGCCGCTGGTGAGCGACGCGAAGGCGAGCGAGGCCCGGGTGGCCTTCTTCCTGCGCGGCCACCAGTGGCGGGACACCTTCGTGGCGGGCGACTTCAACGCGTGGTCCAAGACGGCCACGCCGCTGGTGCAGGTGCGCGACACGGACCTGTACCTGGCGGAGGTGGTGGTGCCGCGCACGGGCCCTCAGGCCTACAAGCTGGTGAAGGGCAGCACCTTCTTCCCGGACCCGGGCGCGCGCCACGTGGTGTGGGACGGCATCAACAACAACGACGTGGGCAGCTTCAACTCGCTCATCTACCCGGGGCTGCAGGACGCGACGAAGGGCCGGCTCACCGCGTGGTACGGCGTGCGCTCCACCACGCTGGGCGACGCGCGCGACGTCTTCGTCTACACGCCCGCGGTGTACGACGGGAAGGCCTGCCCGTCGCTGCCGGTGATGTACTTCCACGACGGCAACGAGAGCCTCACCCGCCAGTCCTTCGCGGAGGCGGCGGACGCGCACTATGCGGCCCGGCCCCAGGACTCGGCGGTGCTCGTGTTCGTGGCGCTGCCCAACCAGGGCGTGCGCCTGGCGCAGTACAGCTTCCCGCCCAAGAAGGACCCGAGCTGGCCCACCCCGCTGGGCGACGAGTACCTGGACTTCATCGCGAAGGACCTGATGCCGCGCGTGGAGTCGTCCCTGCGCGTGAAGACGGGGCCGCAGGACACCGGCATCGCCGGCGCGTCGCTGGGCGGCCTCATCTCCGTGTACGCGGGCTTCAAGTTCCCGGAGAAGTTCGGCTTCGTGGGCACCCAGTCCGGCACGCTCTTCTGGCCGCATGACGGCGAGGTGGACCGCGACGACGGCAACGCCATGGTGGTGCGCGCGGCCGCGGACCCGGTGGTGCCGGTGCGCTTCTATGTGGACCACGGCTCGCCCACCACCGGGTGCACGCGCGATGGCGAGCCGGGGGGCGACGACTGCCAGTCCAACCTCCAGTTCCTCGCCGCGCTGAAGGGCCGCGGCTACAGCGTGGTCCACTGGAACGAGCCGGGCGCGCCGCACGACTGGGCCTTCTGGAAGAAGCGCCTGCCGAAGCTGCTGTGCACCTTCCGCGACGCGGACCCCGAGGCCTGCAAGCCCTAG